GTGCTGCAGGACCAGGTCGAGGCGATCCTCGACGTCTGGTACGGCTTCGTGGGCTCGAACCCACACCTGCTCGCCTCGTTCACGGGCGCGCGCGACGGGAAGCCACTCGTGGAGTACTTGACCGCAGTCCGCAAGCGCTTCGGCCGGTGGATCCTCGACACGGCCGCAGCCGAGTACGACCAGAAGTGGCTCGACTACCAGCATGAGATCGGCCTCCGCCACCACCGCACGAAGAAGAACCGCACCGATGGCGCGGCCTCGACCGATATCGTGCCGTTCCGCAACCTGTTCCTGCTGGTATTCCCGGTGACATTCACGCTCAAGCCGTTCCTCGCCAAGAAGGGACACTCGGCCGAAGACGTTGAGAAGATGCATGCTGCGTGGATGAAATCATGCCTCTTGCAGGTAACGTTGTGGAGTCACCCCTACGTCAAAGACGGGGATTTCTGAGCGAGCCGAGGAGTTCCCCGGTGGAAGAGGGGGTCACCCAGATTCAGCGGAGGCAGAAGCCGCCGCGCAGACGCCGCCGACCGCGTCGCCTCCGTCTGCCAGGTTGGCCCGTCGGGCCCGGACGGACTCTGGCCGAAGACCTACACGCGCGAAGGCCGGCCGCTGCAGCTCGCCGACGGGGAGATCTACGGCGATCTGTTCGTGGCCGAAGCGCTGCAGGAATACGCCGCCGCGACGGGTGAAACGCGCTTCACCGACACCGCGCGGGACCTGTTCTTCAAGTGTGTACGCCGGTACGACCGGCCGGACTACCGGCCGGTCGTCGGCGAAACGTATCTGGGCCCAGGCGCACGGCCCATCGCCGGCGCACGCATTCTCGGCGTCTGGATGGTCCTGCTGCGCGTTGCCTCCCAAATGCTCGAGCGCCGCACGGACGCCGGGGTGGAACGGGTCGCCGACCGCGCCCTCACGGCGTTGCTCGACCATCACCTGCATCCGGGCTTCGGTCTTCTCAACGAGCTGCTCGAGCACGACCTGTCACGCCCCCAGAACGAGTACGCGCAACTCGTCTACACAGGCCACGCGATCGAGGTGCTCTGGATGGTGCTGGCCGAGGCACGCCGGCGCGGCGACCGTGCGTTGTTCGATCGTGCGGCCGGCCACGATCGGCGTCACATCGCCGTGGCGTGGGACGATGTGTACGGCGGCGTGTTCCGCAACCTGCAGCATGTCGATCGGAACGTGTGGCTGTGGACAAGGTGCTGTGGGCGCAGGAAGAGGTGCTCATTGGAACGCTCCTGATCGTGGAGGAGACGGGCGCGCAGTGGGCACAGGATGAGCTCGCGCGGATGCACCGGTACGTGACGGAGACGTATCCGCTCCGCGCGCGCGGCCGGCCGTCACCGGTCTGGATGTACGCCGGCGACCGCGCCATGACGATGGCATCATTTGACCGGATGCCGCCGCGCCTCGAAAACTACCACCATCCGCGGCACCTGATGCTGAATCTTCTGGTGTTCGATCGGATCCTGGAGCGCCGCTAGCCGATTCGCTGCCCCCAATCCAGCCGGTCATGGAGTTAAAAATCACTTGACAACTGCATTCTGGAGGAATACTACTCCGCTAACTAGTGTCCTGTAACAGCAATGCTGTTCACTTAGCGCCCGACCTAAAGGTCGGGCGTCTGCGTCGCCGGCACGTGGGGGGAGAAGGCCGCTCGGCTCGCACGGCTGGCGTTCCGCGCCGCACCCACCGTGACCGTGCTCGCCGGCGGCGGCGTCACGCTGGACGCCTGCGCCTGCTCGCTGCCGAAGGCGTGGCAGAAGCGCACGTCGGGCGAGCCACCCGATCGCCAGCGTCACCCACGGGCAAGGTGTCGGCGCGGAAGGTCGCGGCGTTGGTGGAGGCCGCCCGGGAATGCGCGCGATTGCTGGAGAAAGAGCCATGAACGTGAATGATGCACTCGCAATACACGGCGGCACGCCGGCCGTTCAGACGCCCGCCCCCCGCTGGCCGGAATTCGACGATCGCGAACGGCGCGCACTGGTCGCCGTGCTCGAGAGCGAGACGTGGGGCGGCTACCACTCATCCGTGGCCGAGTTGGAGAGCCGGATGGCGGCGATGCACGGCGGCCGGTTCGGGATTGCGGTCGCCAACGGCACGGTCTCGCTCGAGATTGCGCTGGCTGCGACTGGCGTCGGCCCCGGCGATGAGGTGATCGTCCCGCCAATCAGCTTTGTCGCGTCGGCGACGTCGATTGTGCGCGCCGGAGCGGTGCCTGTGTTTGCGGACGTCGATCCCGAGACGACCAACCTGGACGTTGAACGTGCATCCGAAGCGATTACCGAACGCACGCGTGCGATCGTGCTCGTGCACTTTGCCGGGTGCCCGGCGGATCTCGACGCGTTCGGCGCGCTCTGCCGAGAGCGGCAACTGGTGCTCATCGAGGACTGCGCGCACGCGCCTGGTGCCGCGTGGCGAGGCCGGCCGGTGGGCAGCGTCGGGGCGTTCGGGTCGTTCAGTTTTCAGGCCAGCAAGAACCTGACGGCCGGCGAGGGAGGCATGCTCATCACGAGCGACGCCAACCTGGCAGAACGTGCGCGATCGCTGATGAACCAGGGGCGCCGCGCCGGGGGAGCATGGTACGAGCACGTACGTCTTGGCACCAACGCGCGACTGACGGGATTCCAGGCCGCGCTCCTGCTGGCGCAGCTCGCGCGGCTTCCGGAGCAGAGTCGCCGACGGGTCACCGCCGCGGCCCGGCTGCGCGACGCGCTGCGTGAGATCGGCGGTGTGGTGCCCACGCCGACCTCGCTCGATCCGGGCATCGACGCCCATGCGTACCACATCTTCTCTATGCGGCTGGACACCGCGGCATTCGAGGGCGCGACCCGGGCAGACGTCATTGCTGCGCTGGCGGCGGAAGGCGTGCCCGTGACTGCCGGATATCCTCATCCGCTGTATCGCAATCCGTTGTTCGACGCGCATCGGCATCGCGTGGAGCCCTGTCCACACGCCGAAGCCTACTGCCGCGACAGCATCTGGCTACCGCACCACGCCTTGCTCGCGGCGCCCTCGTGGATGGACGAGGTGATTCGCGCGCTCCGGAAGGTGCGCATGGGTGCGTTCACAGTGCGGCCGCGCTGAGACGGCCACCCATTGACGGCGGACCGCAGAGCGTTACGGCATGTGTGCATCTACTGGAAGTCCTCGATCGAGCCATGCGACAGGGTTCCAGATTTATCGCATCAATTGCTGTTCCATGACACTTGATGAAGCTATACTCCCCGTAACGAAACGCCAGTCCGAGTGTCGGGGGACACGGCACGACCGAGGCCCCGGCTCCGCGGGGGATGATGGGCGCATTCAGGCAATTGCCGAATTCTTCCACACCGGCCTCCCGCCGGTTGACGTGGCTCAAGCCATCGAAGA
This DNA window, taken from Luteitalea sp., encodes the following:
- a CDS encoding protogloblin ApPgb is translated as MTIPGYTYGTSAVAPSPITLGDLDLMKKSVLFGEEDVKYLRLSREVLQDQVEAILDVWYGFVGSNPHLLASFTGARDGKPLVEYLTAVRKRFGRWILDTAAAEYDQKWLDYQHEIGLRHHRTKKNRTDGAASTDIVPFRNLFLLVFPVTFTLKPFLAKKGHSAEDVEKMHAAWMKSCLLQVTLWSHPYVKDGDF
- a CDS encoding aminotransferase class I/II-fold pyridoxal phosphate-dependent enzyme, whose product is MNVNDALAIHGGTPAVQTPAPRWPEFDDRERRALVAVLESETWGGYHSSVAELESRMAAMHGGRFGIAVANGTVSLEIALAATGVGPGDEVIVPPISFVASATSIVRAGAVPVFADVDPETTNLDVERASEAITERTRAIVLVHFAGCPADLDAFGALCRERQLVLIEDCAHAPGAAWRGRPVGSVGAFGSFSFQASKNLTAGEGGMLITSDANLAERARSLMNQGRRAGGAWYEHVRLGTNARLTGFQAALLLAQLARLPEQSRRRVTAAARLRDALREIGGVVPTPTSLDPGIDAHAYHIFSMRLDTAAFEGATRADVIAALAAEGVPVTAGYPHPLYRNPLFDAHRHRVEPCPHAEAYCRDSIWLPHHALLAAPSWMDEVIRALRKVRMGAFTVRPR